The following coding sequences are from one Triticum aestivum cultivar Chinese Spring chromosome 5A, IWGSC CS RefSeq v2.1, whole genome shotgun sequence window:
- the LOC123101658 gene encoding endo-1,4-beta-xylanase 1, which translates to MASTQDVNMDGSLARYAPFGSSTTTLSVHNEEETGITVAVGGNEPSGRYILVAGRADEKDGVRLPIPVGVLKPGITYRVAGWISLGEAQGTSHPVRIHLDVDDNGNETLVECGAVCAQEGAWTEIMGAFRLRTEPRSAAVYVHGAPAGVDIKVMDVRVFPVDHKARFRQLKDKTDKARKRDVILKLGRQTGAAASVRVVQLDNAFPFGSCINTSVIQKPAFLDFFTNHFDWAVFENELKWYHTEAQQGQLNYADADALLAFCDRLGKSVRGHCVFWSVDGDVQQWVKNLNKDQLRSAMQSRLQGLVSRYAGRFKHYDVNNEMLHGRFFRDRLGEEDIPAYMFKEVARLDPEPALFVNDYNVERANDPNATPEKYAEQVAWLQSCGAVVGGIGLQGHVQNPVGEVICAAIDRLAKTGVPIWFTELDVPEYDVSLRAKDLEVVLREAYAHPAVEGVVFWGFMQGTMWRENSWLVDADGTVNEAGQMFLNLQREWKTDARGSVDGDGDFKFRGFYGRYVVEVTTATGKQMLKTFTVEKGDNDTPLLVDLADA; encoded by the exons ATGGCAAGCACTCAG GACGTGAACATGGACGGCAGCCTCGCCCGCTACGCACCGTTCGGCTCGAGCACGACAACGCTGTCCGTGCACAACGAGGAGGAGACGGGCATCACTGTCGCCGTGGGTGGCAACGAGCCCAGCGGCCGGTACATCCTGGTGGCGGGGCGCGCCGACGAGAAGGACGGCGTACGCCTGCCGATCCCGGTGGGCGTCCTGAAGCCTGGGATCACGTACCGCGTGGCCGGGTGGATCAGCCTGGGCGAAGCGCAGGGGACGAGCCACCCGGTGCGCATCCACCTTGACGTGGACGATAATGGCAACGAGACCCTGGTGGAGTGCGGCGCGGTGTGCGCCCAGGAGGGCGCGTGGACGGAGATCATGGGCGCCTTCCGCCTCAGGACGGAGCCGCGCAGCGCCGCGGTTTACGTCCACGGCGCCCCCGCCGGCGTCGACATCAAGGTCATGGATGTCCGCGTCTTCCCGGTGGATCACAAGGCGCGCTTCAGGCAGCTCAAGGACAAGACTGACAAG GCGCGCAAGAGGGACGTGATTCTGAAGCTGGGAAGGCAGACCGGAGCGGCGGCGTCCGTGCGCGTGGTGCAGTTGGACAACGCCTTCCCCTTCGGGTCATGCATCAACACGTCCGTCATCCAGAAGCCGGCCTTCCTCGACTTCTTCACCAACCACTTCGACTGGGCcgtcttcgagaacgagctcaagTGGTACCACACCGAGGCGCAGCAGGGCCAGCTCAACTACGCCGACGCCGACGCGCTCCTCGCCTTCTGCGACCGCCTCGGCAAGAGCGTCCGCGGCCACTGCGTCTTCTGGTCCGTCGACGGCGACGTGCAGCAGTGGGTCAAGAACCTCAACAAGGACCAGCTCAGGTCCGCCATGCAGAGCCGCCTCCAGGGCCTCGTCTCCCGCTACGCCGGCAGGTTCAAGCACTACGACGTCAACAACGAGATGCTTCACGGCCGCTTCTTCCGCGACCGCCTCGGCGAGGAGGACATCCCGGCGTATATGTTCAAGGAGGTGGCGCGGCTGGACCCGGAGCCCGCGCTCTTCGTCAACGACTACAACGTGGAGCGTGCCAACGACCCCAACGCCACGCCGGAGAAGTAcgccgagcaggtggcgtggctgCAGAGCTGTGGCGCCGTGGTGGGCGGCATCGGCCTGCAGGGCCACGTGCAGAACCCGGTCGGGGAGGTCATCTGCGCCGCGATCGACAGGCTCGCCAAGACCGGCGTGCCCATCTGGTTCACCGAGCTGGACGTGCCCGAGTACGACGTCAGCCTCCGCGCCAAGGACCTGGAGGTGGTGCTCCGGGAGGCCTACGCGCACCCGGCGGTGGAGGGCGTCGTCTTCTGGGGCTTCATGCAGGGCACCATGTGGCGCGAGAACTCCTGGCTCGTCGACGCCGACGGCACCGTCAACGAGGCCGGCCAGATGTTCCTCAACCTCCAGAGGGAGTGGAAGACGGACGCGCGCGGGAGCGTCGACGGCGACGGGGACTTCAAGTTCAGGGGCTTCTACGGCAGGTACGTCGTGGAGGTCACCACGGCGACGGGGAAGCAGATGCTCAAGACCTTCACCGTGGAGAAAGGGGACAACGACACACCTCTCCTCGTGGATTTGGCCGATGCCTGA